Proteins co-encoded in one Salvia splendens isolate huo1 chromosome 4, SspV2, whole genome shotgun sequence genomic window:
- the LOC121801157 gene encoding uncharacterized protein LOC121801157, producing MRNRFSESSTDLLECMACLDPRNHFSNFNVDKLVHLATLYPEDFSSMELNLLTKQLQSFVSDVRRDTRFSDVEDLGTLSKKMVETMKDKIFQLVYRLIKLVLLLPVATASVERVFSAMKFVKSELRNRMRDDWLNDSLTVYSEKEVFATIPNERILSRFQKMDTRRSQLSRIA from the coding sequence ATGAGGAATCGTTTTTCTGAGTCCAGCACAGACCTACTCGAGTGTATGGCATGTCTTGATCCAAGAAATCATTTCTCCAATTTCAATGTCGATAAACTTGTTCATCTTGCCACCCTTTATCCGGAAGACTTTTCATCCATGGAGCTTAACTTGTTAACTAAACAACTTCAAAGTTTCGTGAGTGATGTAAGAAGAGATACACGTTTTTCAGATGTTGAAGATTTGGGAACTCTTTCAAAGAAGATGGTTGAAACGATGAAAGATAAGATTTTTCAATTGGTTTATCGATTGATAAAATTGGTCTTACTTTTACCAGTAGCTACAGCATCCGTTGAAAGAGTGTTTTCTGCAATGAAATTTGTGAAGTCAGAGCTGAGAAATAGGATGAGAGATGACTGGTTGAACGACAGTTTGACGGTATATAGCGAGAAGGAGGTGTTTGCAACTATTCCCAATGAAAGGATTTTGAGTCGTTTTCAGAAAATGGATACTCGAAGAAGCCAACTATCTCGCATAGCATAA